The DNA segment GAGGAACTTCGATGTTCGGATACATCAAAAAAACTTTTCGTTCACCGCCTGAGAACAGAGCAAGGTCTTTGAGCGGGCTTGCTATAACACTATTCTCAGGAGTGTTCTCCTGAATCCATGTTCCAAGTTCGCTCCAGGGTAACGCGTTCGCTTTGTTCGAGCGAATGGTATGGTGAATCATTTCTGAAACGCTGACGGCATTAGGGATGATAACAACTCCTGCCAACAAAATAATGAAGACTTTTTGTTTGAAAAAATCAAACCAAGAAAACCTGTTGACAATATTATTCAACCCAATCAAACAAAAGAAAAGAACGAACGGAACGAGTGGAAGCATGTAACGCATGTCGTTGAACGGGAAGATGCACAGCACCAGAAGGTATGCGAGGATGAAGAGGAACAGCGGAGCGCGAGTGCTGTTGTACAATGGAGCAATGGAATAATGGAGTGTCGGAGTGTTGGAGTGTTGGAGCGGTGAAATGAGTCCAAGAAAAAATGTTGGAAGGAAAAGAAAGAAAATGAAATATCTGCCTGTTTCAAATATTTGCCTGATAAACTGGTAGAGCCATGATGCTTCGTTGAATATGGATGAAAGTTGTTGAGTGGCAAATGTCGGATAGAACATCATGCCGAGAAGAAAATCCGAGTAGGCTTTCAGGTTGTGCCAATAGCGAACGAGGAGTTCGTTCACGAACGATGTATCGAGTGAAGTCATGATGTGGTCGAACACCCATGGAGAATTTCCCGTTTGTGAGAACACTGTTTGTTCGACGAGGAGATGATTTCGGATATTCCATATTCCGAGAGCAACGGTAACACATCCCGCTGTGATGAACGCTCGTTTCCAATCTTTTCTCATTGCATACATCAAGATGACGACTGCAACGAGCGATAATCCGATTTCGCGAAGTAATGTTGCAGCGACGATGCTGATGATGAGAAAAATGAAATATAAATTCTGCCGTGCTGTTTCTTCATCTTGTTTGAAGTAGAAAATAAATGTAGCGAGGATTGCAACAATGAACGGAACATCCGAGAGGACTTCCGTCGAGTAGAGAAGCAAGAGCGGATTGAAAGCGAAAAATGTAGTCGCAACTACAGTAGTTGTTTGGTGAAAGAATCGAAGGAGGAGAATGTAGAAAAGTATGATAGCAGAAATCCCGAAGAACAATGTCCACACCTTTACCGCAGGAACAGAGAGCGGGAAAATGAGTTCAACAGGTGCTATTAGAAGAGAATACAACGGACCATGATTGACGAACTTGTCTGGTTCGGGAGTAGTATTGTCAACGAAACCTTGAAGGTGAGCGAGCGAGTTTCCCCAGAGAAGATATTGGCTACTATCGGGCGTTAATAAATTCCGGTCGCTAACGCGCAATAACCCAAAAACGAAAAACAAAAAACATACAACGAGAAGCCAAAGATGTTCTTTGAAAATCTTTCGCATAGAGAAAACTACCCGCGTGCGTTCAGAAGTTGCGCGTGAACTTCATCGTGACTTTCGCTCGGCTCAAGATGACTGATAATTTCCGTCTGCATCGGAAATGCTTTTTTGATTTCCTGTTCGATAACTGTTGCTTCAAGATGTGCATCGGCAATCGTAGCATTATCGGGGAAGAGAAGATGAAATTCGATGAGGAGTTTGTTTCCAGCGTTGCGGTGTCGAAGGTGATGAAATCCGATATTGAATTTTTGAGTTTGAGTTTGAAGGATTGATTGAAGTTTCGCACCGACTTCAGGGTCGGCTTCATCCATCAATCCGCCGATGGATTGACGGATGAGATTGCCGCCTGTCCACAAAATATTAATCGCGACGACGATAGCAACAAGCGGGTCAAACGGAAGCCATCCGGTAAATTTTGTCAGCAACAATCCTACGATGACACCGAGACTTGTCCAACTATCGGTAAGAACGTGCTTACCATTCGCTTCGAGAATGAGTGAGTGATTTTTCTTCCCCCGGTACAACAAATATCCGCCGAGAGCACCGTTGATGATTGTTGCCGCGACGGTGAAATAAATTCCTTGCTCGATATTCTCAATTTGCAATCCCTGAATCCATTTGAGAATGGATTCCACTATTATATAGATTGCGGCAAGGATAATCATCGCACCTTCAAAGCCGGCAGAGAAAAAACTGATGCGGTCGTGACCATAGAGGTGTGTATCGTCTGCGGGTTTGAGACTGAGCCACAAACTGTACGCGGCAAACGAAATTGCAAGAATGTGAACGACCGATTCCGCCGCGTCAGAAAGAATTGCCGCCGAGCCGGTGACAATATACGCGTACATTTTCACCACCAGCATGAAGACGCCGACTCCAAGCGAGAGCCGCATCGCAAACTTGCTATTGGCGTTTACTTCATCGTTGCTTTGTGTTAGAACGACTTGGTCCATCGGTGTTATTTCATAAGTAATTCACGCACGACCGAAATATCAGAAGTTGGAAGTTGACATGCAAAATTTTTGCAAATGTATGCCGTCGCTTTGCCATCAATCGGTTGCATATCTTTTATGAACGGAAGGAATTTTTCAAGAGATGTTCTGTTCTTTTCATCAACCATGAGCAATATTTTGCCCGGAATGTAGTGCGAGTGAATCTCGTTGAGCAGTGGTTTTGTTTCCCCTGCGCTCGTTCCGACAAGAATAAGTTCTTTCGGTGTGGATAAAAACCAATCGAGCGCAACAAGCATTTGGGGAAGAACGTGAGGATGCATACTCAGACTTGCACCGAAGAGATTGAGAGTTTGTTCTGCCTTTAATTTCCAATCATTGTTCGATGTGATGTGAGAGAGTCGAAGCAGGTTGAGAACGGAAACAGAGTTTCCTGTTGGTTCGGCTCCGTCATAATCTTCCTTCAGTCGAAGAAGAAGGGACGAATCGTTTGATGCGGAATCAAAAAAGCCTCCATCAGTTTCATCCCAGAAAATTCTGATTTGTTGTTTTGTTAGATTGATTGCCGTTGTTAACCAATGCACATCGAACGATGATTCATAGAGGTCAATCAATCCTTGAATGAGGAACGCATAGTCCTGCAGCGAACCATGAAATCGTGCTTCCCCATCCCGGTAGCGGCGGTGAAGCGCTTTTGCTTCTTTATTGTAGAGTGATTTTGTAATAAATCGTGTTGCTTTCAAAGCCGCTTTGAGATAGTGTTCTTCATTGAAAATCTGATACGCGCGCGAAAATGCTGAAATCATCAAACCGTTCCATGCTGTGATGATTTTATCATCAAGGTGAGGGCGAGGTCGTTGTTCCCGTTTCTTAAACAAAATCTTTTTGCATGAAACGATGATTCGTTCGACTTCTTCAATCGGTTTATTGAATTGTGTTGCCGTTTCTTCGAGTGAATGTTTGATGAACAAAACATTCTTCTTTTGGAAAACGCCAAGCGGGTCGGAGAGAGCGTTTCCTTGTTCTTCTATTCCAAAGTGAAAACAGAAAAGGTCAGCATCGTTTCCGAGCAATGTGTTGACTTCCACTTTTGTCCAGAGATAAAAGGTCCCCTCTTCTTTTTCATGAGGATGTTCGTGGGTGAATGCGCTCTCTGCATCTTCTGCAGAGTAGAAACCGCCTTCAGGAGAAGTTATGACACGCAGAACATAATCAAGAATATTTCGTGCAACATCTGCATAAAACTCATCGTGGGTAATCTGATATGCTTCAAGATACGAGCAGGCAAGTTGCCCCTGGTCGTACAACATTTTTTCAAAATGTGGAATCCGCCATTGCTCATCAACCGAGTAACGATGAAAGCCGCCGCCGAGTTGGTCGTACATTCCGCCCTCCGCCATTTTGCGAAGAGTTTGCAACGTCATTTCCAACGCGTCCTTTTTTCTTGTTTGATAATAATATCTCAACAGGAAATTGAACACGGATGGACGGGGAAACTTCGGCGCACGACCGAAGCCGGCATGAACGATGTCGAATTCGTTATGGAATAAATCGAATGCTTTCGTGAGTTGGTGAGTCGTAAGTGGTGAGTGGTGAGCGGTGTGTTTTTGGTTCGTGAGATATTCAGTAATTGAATTACTCGACTCCGTAATATTTTTCTTTTCAGATTTCCAGAGTGTAGAAATTCGCTG comes from the Ignavibacteriota bacterium genome and includes:
- a CDS encoding glycosyltransferase family 39 protein yields the protein MRKIFKEHLWLLVVCFLFFVFGLLRVSDRNLLTPDSSQYLLWGNSLAHLQGFVDNTTPEPDKFVNHGPLYSLLIAPVELIFPLSVPAVKVWTLFFGISAIILFYILLLRFFHQTTTVVATTFFAFNPLLLLYSTEVLSDVPFIVAILATFIFYFKQDEETARQNLYFIFLIISIVAATLLREIGLSLVAVVILMYAMRKDWKRAFITAGCVTVALGIWNIRNHLLVEQTVFSQTGNSPWVFDHIMTSLDTSFVNELLVRYWHNLKAYSDFLLGMMFYPTFATQQLSSIFNEASWLYQFIRQIFETGRYFIFFLFLPTFFLGLISPLQHSNTPTLHYSIAPLYNSTRAPLFLFILAYLLVLCIFPFNDMRYMLPLVPFVLFFCLIGLNNIVNRFSWFDFFKQKVFIILLAGVVIIPNAVSVSEMIHHTIRSNKANALPWSELGTWIQENTPENSVIASPLKDLALFSGGERKVFLMYPNIEVPPFEISLRDNHTDYLLSPHFIEDATMFEMNMLESSRFTFEHVYTAGNLHLYKIHSLLKEPLREKFDVENTTSISGHLVTARRLMLNEEYKSAERILDSIIQFAPTRPDVIFQRLVCFSLQGNEVQAQQVYQQLTTLPSDVGIYIQPAQRQLELLRLLLEAKTSTSDEIRSVNKLKAASGYWNSGYYNRASSLMKNTLTDSSQFFEGLLWGTHFAIQRQDFKQARHYHQQLWMIDSTNPLVRSYRKILALKDSLRIDTTSYSRSVYHFNLAQFYQKMEMKEEALDEAERSVGVNPKNQEAVELITLIQNKK
- a CDS encoding cation transporter; protein product: MDQVVLTQSNDEVNANSKFAMRLSLGVGVFMLVVKMYAYIVTGSAAILSDAAESVVHILAISFAAYSLWLSLKPADDTHLYGHDRISFFSAGFEGAMIILAAIYIIVESILKWIQGLQIENIEQGIYFTVAATIINGALGGYLLYRGKKNHSLILEANGKHVLTDSWTSLGVIVGLLLTKFTGWLPFDPLVAIVVAINILWTGGNLIRQSIGGLMDEADPEVGAKLQSILQTQTQKFNIGFHHLRHRNAGNKLLIEFHLLFPDNATIADAHLEATVIEQEIKKAFPMQTEIISHLEPSESHDEVHAQLLNARG
- a CDS encoding thioredoxin domain-containing protein, with translation MKKSTTTNRLIKEKSPYLLQHAYNPVDWFPWGDEAFEKARNEDKPIFLSIGYSTCYWCHVMEREVFENEEIAKLMNEKLICIKVDREEQPDIDRIYMSAVQAMTGSGGWPLSVFLTHDLKPFFGGTYFPPTSHYGKPGFRQVVQRISTLWKSEKKNITESSNSITEYLTNQKHTAHHSPLTTHQLTKAFDLFHNEFDIVHAGFGRAPKFPRPSVFNFLLRYYYQTRKKDALEMTLQTLRKMAEGGMYDQLGGGFHRYSVDEQWRIPHFEKMLYDQGQLACSYLEAYQITHDEFYADVARNILDYVLRVITSPEGGFYSAEDAESAFTHEHPHEKEEGTFYLWTKVEVNTLLGNDADLFCFHFGIEEQGNALSDPLGVFQKKNVLFIKHSLEETATQFNKPIEEVERIIVSCKKILFKKREQRPRPHLDDKIITAWNGLMISAFSRAYQIFNEEHYLKAALKATRFITKSLYNKEAKALHRRYRDGEARFHGSLQDYAFLIQGLIDLYESSFDVHWLTTAINLTKQQIRIFWDETDGGFFDSASNDSSLLLRLKEDYDGAEPTGNSVSVLNLLRLSHITSNNDWKLKAEQTLNLFGASLSMHPHVLPQMLVALDWFLSTPKELILVGTSAGETKPLLNEIHSHYIPGKILLMVDEKNRTSLEKFLPFIKDMQPIDGKATAYICKNFACQLPTSDISVVRELLMK